One region of Sulfurisphaera ohwakuensis genomic DNA includes:
- the alaXM gene encoding alanyl-tRNA editing protein AlaXM gives MVEKLYLTDCYIKEFKAKITKIDGNLVFLDKTAFYPGGGGVENDKGYFIFNGNKIEVNNVKEIDGEIAHEATSVPFKEGDEITGVIDWERRYRMMRLHTASHIIAAIAYSKYNSKITGGNISPEYAKDDFDIDDKNKLLEIVKEANEIAKKGIPVKIYFLKKEEALKIPGIVKLAERMPPNIDIWRIVEIEGIDIQADGGPHVSNTLEIGEIVPLKIENRGKGKKRIYYTIKP, from the coding sequence ATGGTAGAGAAACTTTACCTAACAGATTGTTATATAAAGGAATTTAAGGCAAAAATCACAAAAATTGATGGAAATCTTGTATTCTTAGACAAAACGGCATTTTATCCTGGAGGAGGAGGTGTAGAAAATGATAAGGGTTACTTTATCTTTAACGGAAATAAAATAGAAGTTAATAACGTAAAAGAAATAGACGGAGAAATAGCACATGAGGCTACCTCGGTACCATTTAAGGAAGGAGATGAAATCACTGGAGTAATAGATTGGGAAAGAAGATATAGAATGATGAGATTACATACAGCTTCCCATATAATCGCTGCAATAGCATATTCAAAGTATAATTCTAAAATAACTGGTGGAAATATTTCACCAGAATATGCTAAAGATGATTTCGATATTGATGATAAGAATAAACTATTAGAAATAGTAAAGGAAGCCAACGAAATAGCTAAAAAAGGAATACCAGTAAAAATTTACTTCTTGAAGAAGGAAGAAGCACTCAAAATACCCGGAATTGTAAAGTTAGCTGAAAGAATGCCACCAAATATAGACATATGGAGAATTGTGGAAATTGAAGGAATAGATATCCAAGCTGATGGAGGACCTCACGTTTCTAATACTTTAGAAATAGGAGAAATAGTACCTTTAAAAATTGAGAATAGAGGAAAAGGCAAAAAAAGAATATATTACACTATAAAACCCTAA
- the cdvB1/B2 gene encoding cell division protein CdvB1/B2 — protein MLGKEDFQKIWAGNEKVKIPKSKEPLKYRLIQAQYKIRSMISRLDSYIAKMQERDRTLFERVVEAQMSKDHTRAAMYANEVAEIRKITKQLITTQIALEQVELRLETVGELGDIYVNLIPVMGVISELKAALKGVMPELSIELGELGDSLQEVVIEAGEFSGVGGVGVTSSPEARKILEEASMIAEQKMKEQFPELPAGGLASSQKS, from the coding sequence ATGTTAGGAAAAGAAGACTTCCAAAAGATTTGGGCTGGAAACGAAAAAGTAAAAATACCAAAAAGCAAAGAACCATTAAAATATAGGTTAATTCAAGCTCAGTATAAAATTAGATCAATGATAAGTAGATTAGACTCTTACATTGCTAAAATGCAAGAAAGAGACAGAACACTATTCGAGAGAGTAGTAGAGGCTCAAATGAGTAAGGATCATACAAGGGCAGCGATGTATGCTAATGAAGTTGCAGAAATTAGAAAAATAACGAAGCAGTTAATAACAACTCAAATTGCACTAGAACAAGTTGAATTAAGATTAGAGACTGTTGGTGAATTAGGAGATATTTACGTAAATCTAATACCAGTAATGGGGGTTATTAGCGAGTTAAAGGCTGCATTAAAGGGAGTAATGCCAGAGCTGTCAATTGAGCTAGGCGAATTAGGTGATAGTTTACAAGAAGTAGTAATTGAAGCTGGCGAATTCAGTGGTGTAGGTGGTGTAGGAGTAACTTCATCTCCAGAGGCAAGAAAGATATTAGAAGAGGCATCAATGATTGCAGAACAGAAGATGAAGGAACAATTCCCAGAGCTACCAGCTGGTGGATTGGCTTCTTCACAAAAATCATGA
- a CDS encoding tryptophan--tRNA ligase, whose translation MAQDFNVTPWEVKGKVDYDKLIVQFGTQKITSELKEKIKSIINDELHVMLRRDVFFSHRDLDLVLKDYQDGKGFFLYTGRAPSLGMHIGHLIPFIFTKWLQDKFNVNLYIEITDDEKFMRNPEYTLDQTRQWAYDNILDIIAVGFNPDKTFIFQDTEYIRNMYPIAIKIAKKLTFSEVRATFGLDTSSNIGIIWYPALQIAPTMFEKRRCLIPAGIDQDPYWRLQRDIAESLGYYKAAQIHSKFLPPLTGPEGKMSSSQPETAIYLTDDPKTVERKIMKYAFSGGQPTIELHRKYGGNPDIDVSFQWLYMFFEPDDNKIKKIEEDYRSGALLTGELKQILIEKLNDFLEEHRQKREEAKKLVNVFKYDGELAREMWRKIHE comes from the coding sequence ATGGCTCAAGATTTTAATGTTACCCCTTGGGAAGTAAAAGGAAAAGTAGATTATGATAAGCTAATTGTTCAATTTGGAACTCAAAAAATTACTTCAGAATTAAAGGAAAAGATTAAGAGTATTATTAATGATGAACTCCACGTTATGTTAAGAAGAGATGTTTTCTTTTCTCATAGGGATTTAGATTTAGTTTTAAAAGATTATCAAGATGGTAAAGGATTTTTCCTATATACCGGAAGAGCCCCTTCATTAGGTATGCATATAGGTCATTTAATTCCTTTTATCTTTACTAAATGGTTACAAGACAAATTTAATGTTAATCTATATATAGAGATAACAGACGATGAAAAATTCATGAGGAATCCAGAATATACTTTGGATCAGACTAGACAATGGGCTTATGATAATATTTTAGATATAATAGCTGTTGGATTTAACCCAGATAAAACTTTCATATTTCAAGATACAGAGTATATTAGAAATATGTACCCTATTGCAATAAAAATTGCTAAAAAATTGACATTCTCTGAAGTTAGGGCTACGTTTGGTTTAGATACTTCTTCAAATATAGGAATAATTTGGTATCCGGCATTACAAATAGCCCCTACAATGTTTGAGAAGAGGAGATGTCTAATACCAGCTGGTATTGACCAGGATCCTTATTGGAGATTGCAAAGAGATATTGCTGAGAGTTTAGGTTATTATAAGGCAGCACAGATTCATAGTAAATTCCTTCCTCCATTAACTGGACCGGAAGGAAAAATGAGCTCATCTCAGCCTGAGACAGCAATTTATCTTACTGATGATCCTAAGACTGTTGAAAGGAAAATAATGAAATATGCATTTTCTGGAGGTCAACCCACAATTGAATTGCATAGAAAATATGGTGGTAATCCAGATATAGATGTGTCATTTCAGTGGCTGTATATGTTCTTTGAGCCTGATGATAATAAGATAAAGAAAATAGAAGAAGATTATAGATCTGGTGCACTTTTAACTGGTGAACTAAAACAGATATTAATAGAAAAATTAAATGATTTCTTGGAAGAACATAGGCAGAAAAGAGAAGAAGCTAAGAAATTAGTGAATGTTTTCAAATATGACGGAGAACTCGCTAGAGAGATGTGGAGGAAGATTCACGAATAA
- the cbp1 gene encoding CRISPR DNA repeat-binding protein Cbp1: MMEREVIEKIKNLYNSGYTIREIAKEMNMSYGKVRNILIKEGVKMRNKVPKELIERVVELAKQGYSARRISKELNMNESTVLRILKEHNLGKRIKKMSKEEINQIISMYKEGKSIYEIAKKLNRSTNLIVYYLKKYGIIRESSSTSL; the protein is encoded by the coding sequence GTGATGGAAAGAGAAGTTATAGAAAAAATCAAAAATCTGTATAATAGTGGTTATACAATAAGAGAAATAGCTAAAGAGATGAATATGAGTTATGGAAAAGTAAGGAATATTCTCATTAAAGAAGGAGTAAAAATGAGGAATAAAGTACCTAAAGAGTTAATAGAAAGAGTAGTGGAATTAGCTAAGCAAGGTTATAGTGCTAGAAGAATAAGTAAAGAGTTAAATATGAATGAATCCACAGTACTTAGAATTTTAAAGGAACATAATTTAGGAAAGAGAATAAAAAAGATGAGCAAAGAAGAGATAAACCAAATTATTAGTATGTATAAAGAGGGTAAATCTATATACGAAATTGCTAAAAAGTTGAATAGATCAACTAACCTAATCGTATACTACTTAAAGAAATACGGTATTATTCGTGAATCTTCCTCCACATCTCTCTAG
- a CDS encoding LysE family translocator, whose translation MNIFYAFGLGIVMGLSIAAPPGPINAMMAHESIRSSLHGTAVGAGAMTADFIFFWLTYFFKSIIPSSALIFFYFIGGAYMLYLAYGVLKIKGFKATIKGSYVKGLTTAIVNPYQISWWLTFGISMLQQFSVFIAPGFFTGIVIWIFSFPMIINKIGEKYVIGVKIFSFIVLLAFGIYILYQGIYALKI comes from the coding sequence ATGAATATTTTTTATGCTTTTGGCCTAGGCATAGTCATGGGTTTATCTATTGCTGCACCTCCAGGACCTATAAATGCAATGATGGCTCATGAGTCTATAAGGTCTTCATTACACGGAACTGCAGTAGGAGCTGGCGCAATGACTGCTGATTTCATATTCTTCTGGCTAACTTACTTTTTTAAGAGTATTATTCCTTCTTCAGCTCTCATATTCTTCTATTTTATAGGAGGAGCATATATGCTTTATTTAGCTTATGGGGTACTTAAAATAAAAGGATTTAAGGCTACTATAAAGGGAAGTTATGTTAAGGGATTAACCACGGCTATAGTTAATCCATACCAGATTAGTTGGTGGCTCACTTTTGGAATTTCAATGCTTCAACAATTTTCTGTTTTCATAGCTCCAGGTTTTTTCACTGGAATTGTTATTTGGATATTCTCTTTCCCAATGATTATTAATAAAATTGGAGAGAAGTATGTTATAGGTGTTAAGATTTTCTCGTTCATAGTACTTTTAGCCTTTGGAATATATATTTTATATCAGGGTATTTATGCTCTCAAAATCTGA
- a CDS encoding 5-formyltetrahydrofolate cyclo-ligase translates to MLSKSEIREKIWKLLEDTNIASFPRPVYGRIPNFKGAEEAAKRLTETREFKEAKIVKVNPDSPQRPVRELVLRSGKILIVPTPRLKGEFYLLDPNKIKDYKEASKISGFSRFGEVVDLNSISRVDFIVAGSVAVTMYGDRIGKGEGYSELEFAILRELGKVNENTPIATTVHDIQIVDFIPTEPYDVPIDIIATPTRVIYTKRKREKPKGIYLEYLTKEKIEETPFLKKFLTQRGYKLL, encoded by the coding sequence ATGCTCTCAAAATCTGAAATTAGGGAAAAGATTTGGAAACTCCTTGAAGATACTAACATTGCTTCTTTTCCAAGACCAGTATACGGTAGGATTCCTAATTTTAAAGGAGCAGAGGAAGCAGCAAAAAGATTAACAGAAACTAGGGAGTTTAAAGAGGCAAAAATAGTAAAAGTTAATCCGGATTCTCCTCAAAGACCCGTTAGAGAACTAGTGTTAAGGAGTGGGAAAATTCTTATCGTACCTACTCCTAGACTAAAAGGAGAGTTTTATTTACTTGATCCTAATAAAATAAAGGATTATAAAGAGGCTTCAAAGATAAGCGGTTTCTCAAGGTTTGGTGAAGTAGTTGATTTAAACTCAATTTCAAGAGTTGATTTTATAGTTGCAGGTTCTGTGGCCGTAACCATGTATGGAGATAGAATAGGCAAAGGGGAAGGGTATAGTGAACTGGAATTTGCAATATTAAGGGAATTAGGTAAGGTTAATGAAAATACTCCTATAGCTACTACTGTACATGATATACAAATTGTAGATTTTATTCCAACAGAACCTTATGATGTACCTATTGATATTATAGCCACACCTACAAGAGTTATTTACACAAAGAGAAAAAGAGAGAAACCAAAAGGTATTTATCTTGAATACTTAACTAAAGAGAAAATTGAAGAAACTCCATTTTTGAAGAAGTTTTTAACCCAGAGAGGATATAAGTTGCTTTAA
- a CDS encoding helix-turn-helix domain-containing protein, which yields MSIEITEKSVIFKRFLAVAYGLSEAEIEAFLKIMESKEGKNVDTISSELGISKSRASLILKKLSDAGLIEKEKSGNNKGGRPKFMYYVNKDEIRTKLEKKANELCDQLKQLISSLG from the coding sequence ATGAGTATTGAAATTACTGAAAAAAGCGTAATTTTTAAGAGATTCCTTGCTGTAGCTTATGGACTCTCAGAGGCAGAAATAGAAGCTTTTCTTAAAATCATGGAAAGCAAAGAAGGTAAGAATGTTGATACAATTTCTAGTGAATTAGGAATTAGTAAAAGCAGAGCGAGTTTAATTCTTAAAAAACTTTCAGATGCTGGCTTAATTGAGAAAGAAAAAAGTGGAAATAACAAAGGAGGAAGGCCGAAATTCATGTATTACGTTAACAAGGATGAAATAAGAACTAAATTAGAGAAAAAAGCTAATGAATTATGTGATCAATTAAAGCAACTTATATCCTCTCTGGGTTAA
- a CDS encoding Mrp/NBP35 family ATP-binding protein, with amino-acid sequence MSSNPFRISSPQPQKQPRDLRKVNQQVQAADLKIQMKMKTVKYKIAVLSGKGGVGKSFVSSNLAMALAAAGRSVGIVDVDFHGPSVPKMLGVRGQYLTADDKGGINPVIGPFGIKVVSIDFLLPRDDTPVVWRGAIKHTAIKQFLGDVNWGELEYLIIDMPPGTGDEALSVAQLVPNLTGMIIVTIPSEVSTLAVKKSINFAKTINAKILGVIENMSYFLCPSDNKPYYIFGEGKGKQMAEEMGVPLLGQIPLDPIVAQANDLGEPFFLKYPDNPASKEFMRIAEQVIHIVENSNQQ; translated from the coding sequence ATGAGTAGTAATCCTTTCAGAATATCATCCCCACAACCACAAAAACAACCAAGAGATTTAAGAAAAGTTAATCAACAAGTTCAAGCAGCTGATTTGAAAATACAGATGAAGATGAAAACAGTTAAATATAAGATAGCCGTGCTAAGCGGAAAGGGTGGAGTAGGTAAGTCATTTGTCTCCTCTAATCTAGCAATGGCATTAGCTGCTGCAGGAAGAAGTGTTGGTATCGTTGATGTAGACTTTCATGGTCCTTCTGTACCTAAAATGCTAGGAGTTAGAGGTCAATATTTAACAGCAGATGATAAAGGTGGAATAAACCCAGTTATAGGTCCTTTCGGTATAAAAGTTGTTTCAATTGATTTCCTATTACCCAGAGATGATACTCCAGTAGTTTGGAGAGGAGCAATTAAACATACTGCAATTAAACAATTCTTAGGAGATGTAAATTGGGGTGAATTAGAGTATTTAATCATTGATATGCCTCCGGGCACTGGTGATGAGGCTTTATCAGTAGCACAATTAGTTCCTAATTTAACTGGAATGATAATAGTCACTATACCTTCAGAAGTATCAACTTTAGCCGTAAAGAAGTCAATTAATTTTGCAAAAACGATAAACGCCAAAATATTAGGAGTAATAGAAAACATGAGTTACTTTTTATGTCCATCAGATAATAAACCATATTATATTTTCGGAGAAGGAAAAGGAAAGCAAATGGCTGAAGAAATGGGAGTACCTTTATTAGGACAAATTCCATTAGACCCAATTGTTGCTCAAGCTAATGACCTAGGAGAACCATTCTTCTTAAAATATCCAGATAATCCAGCTTCAAAAGAGTTTATGAGGATCGCTGAACAAGTTATACATATAGTGGAAAACTCTAATCAGCAGTGA
- a CDS encoding adenylate kinase family protein, protein MIIIITGTPGSGKSTIVDLLSKKLGFEKLHVSSFLIQNKAFSEYDELRQSYVIDEEKAFQLIDSFIKNRNVVIETIYPSLISHADKVIVLRKDPRVLYVELKRRGWGELKIAENVMAEILGVISGEAKEYFGNICEINVTNKKPEEVVEQILSNNCDIVDWLNIEEIQDLLISLDKVISSYEDSISDE, encoded by the coding sequence ATGATAATAATTATTACTGGGACACCAGGGAGTGGTAAGAGTACTATTGTAGACCTATTATCTAAAAAACTGGGTTTTGAAAAGCTTCATGTTTCATCATTTTTAATTCAAAATAAGGCTTTTTCTGAATATGATGAATTAAGGCAGAGCTATGTTATTGATGAGGAAAAAGCATTTCAGTTAATAGATTCTTTTATTAAGAATAGGAATGTTGTAATTGAGACTATATATCCTTCATTAATCTCTCATGCAGATAAAGTAATAGTATTAAGAAAAGACCCAAGAGTACTTTATGTGGAATTAAAAAGAAGAGGGTGGGGAGAGTTAAAAATTGCAGAAAACGTCATGGCTGAAATTTTAGGAGTGATAAGTGGTGAAGCTAAAGAGTATTTTGGTAATATTTGTGAAATTAATGTAACTAATAAAAAACCAGAAGAGGTTGTGGAACAAATTCTCTCAAATAATTGCGATATTGTAGACTGGTTAAATATAGAGGAAATTCAAGATCTATTAATTTCATTAGATAAGGTTATTAGCTCGTATGAAGATAGTATAAGTGATGAGTAG
- a CDS encoding rhomboid family intramembrane serine protease, with protein sequence MKSTVVLTILITIGYIIGQILSLERSSLIYYLIQINYLVLHGFYWQILTSIFVTPNFFDWAFNTIAMYFIYWLYKGEAGKLEYIIFLIAGIVGNILSLYLYPPFVASAGASGGIFGLFAYYTVTDYLKDRQLNQISIILLVSVFILSDTLPFFDVDIWAHTGGILTGILLSLLFFKINKTRGTV encoded by the coding sequence ATGAAATCTACAGTGGTATTGACTATTTTAATAACTATTGGATATATAATAGGCCAAATTTTATCTTTAGAAAGATCATCATTGATTTATTATTTAATACAAATAAATTATCTAGTCCTTCATGGTTTTTATTGGCAGATACTTACATCTATTTTCGTAACACCTAACTTTTTCGATTGGGCATTTAATACTATCGCAATGTACTTTATTTACTGGCTTTATAAAGGAGAGGCGGGAAAGTTAGAATATATAATTTTCCTTATCGCTGGAATAGTAGGAAATATTCTCTCACTTTATCTTTATCCTCCATTTGTTGCATCAGCTGGTGCTTCAGGAGGAATTTTCGGTTTGTTTGCTTACTATACTGTTACTGATTATCTTAAAGATAGACAATTAAATCAAATCTCTATAATTCTTCTTGTTTCGGTATTTATCTTGAGTGATACTTTACCATTTTTTGACGTCGATATCTGGGCTCATACTGGAGGAATTCTAACTGGAATATTACTATCACTACTATTTTTTAAAATAAATAAAACAAGAGGAACAGTGTGA
- a CDS encoding peptidase M50 — translation MSYIDYLEWRFRNLNEGLSFLLAILSLAVAFVGPHYLRYGVIVGVLIPIITATTAIIPHEIAHRQSARNYGCASRFTLSFKGFLATLLINLISGLTGFGFLVFVSGYTGIFCRFGLMTKDVEGKTAFAGPLTNLVIAILSLLSLLFIPISNIYLLYLLAEIFTFNSYVAFFNLIPLPPLDGQKVLRWNSAIWGIALIFALILTFVPYYVL, via the coding sequence TTGAGCTACATTGATTACTTAGAATGGAGATTCAGAAACCTTAATGAAGGTTTATCTTTTCTCTTAGCTATTTTATCTTTAGCTGTAGCGTTTGTAGGACCACATTATTTAAGATACGGAGTTATAGTAGGTGTATTAATACCTATAATAACTGCTACAACTGCAATAATTCCCCATGAGATTGCACACAGGCAATCTGCAAGGAATTACGGATGTGCTTCAAGATTTACATTAAGCTTTAAAGGTTTTCTCGCTACGTTATTAATAAACTTAATAAGTGGACTTACGGGTTTTGGGTTTTTAGTATTCGTTTCTGGTTATACTGGGATATTTTGTAGATTTGGTTTAATGACAAAAGACGTTGAAGGTAAAACAGCTTTTGCTGGTCCATTAACCAATTTAGTTATCGCAATATTATCCCTCTTGTCTCTCTTATTTATACCAATTTCGAACATTTATCTATTGTACCTGCTAGCAGAAATATTCACATTCAATAGTTACGTTGCATTCTTCAATTTAATACCTCTTCCTCCATTAGACGGACAAAAAGTTCTAAGATGGAATTCAGCAATATGGGGTATTGCATTAATATTTGCACTTATATTAACCTTTGTACCTTATTATGTATTATGA
- a CDS encoding thiamine-phosphate synthase family protein has product MVKTPLELITDNLLPTIKVLIAKKLRELGMSQNRIAILLGVTQPAVKQYLDEDENFQYKKLRELGLKDEEIEDIIQDLVNILNKNDTKSAMYYITDIGLRYLSELKFCKFHKENDKYIPQDCDICRYIYRQNEEERMEIALSMLQNEFVTPLIPEVLSNLAFARKNPKGINDILAVEGRITKVKGIPTPASNPSWGSSKHLATILLKIMQKDPSIRSIMNIKYDKKIDEALHLLNFRIVYVGPSDETDDESISNLIYSAFYSGMDCVVHLGGKGLEPITYVLGKDPVEVVKKVIEIGKKYRELTEN; this is encoded by the coding sequence GTGGTAAAAACTCCATTAGAGCTCATTACGGATAATCTCCTACCAACAATTAAAGTATTGATAGCTAAAAAACTTAGAGAACTTGGTATGAGCCAAAATAGAATAGCAATTTTATTAGGTGTTACTCAGCCAGCAGTAAAGCAATACTTAGATGAAGATGAGAATTTCCAATATAAAAAATTAAGAGAATTAGGATTAAAAGATGAAGAAATAGAAGATATAATACAAGATTTAGTAAATATATTGAATAAAAATGATACTAAGAGTGCAATGTATTATATAACTGATATAGGATTAAGATATTTATCAGAACTAAAATTTTGCAAATTTCATAAAGAAAATGATAAGTATATTCCTCAAGATTGTGATATTTGCAGATACATTTATAGGCAAAATGAGGAAGAAAGAATGGAAATAGCTTTGAGCATGCTACAAAATGAGTTTGTGACTCCGTTAATACCAGAGGTTTTAAGTAACTTAGCTTTTGCAAGAAAGAATCCAAAAGGAATAAATGATATATTAGCAGTTGAAGGCAGAATTACAAAAGTTAAGGGAATACCAACTCCAGCTTCAAATCCATCTTGGGGCTCTAGTAAACATCTTGCTACAATACTTCTTAAGATTATGCAGAAAGATCCCAGTATAAGATCAATTATGAACATAAAATATGACAAAAAGATTGATGAAGCATTACATCTTCTAAATTTTAGGATAGTTTACGTTGGACCAAGCGATGAGACTGATGATGAAAGTATCTCTAACTTAATATATTCTGCCTTTTATAGTGGTATGGATTGTGTAGTTCATCTTGGAGGAAAAGGATTAGAGCCTATAACTTACGTTTTAGGTAAGGATCCAGTAGAAGTAGTTAAGAAAGTTATAGAAATCGGTAAAAAATACAGAGAGTTAACCGAAAATTAA
- a CDS encoding DNA double-strand break repair nuclease NurA codes for MSSNGVFTTIINLIKGKYGEWNFSFSAIDGSFHEIQYIGGNLAYIVVSKVEGEVKQNKILTLKIDYEEKICENCKVEDEMREMEYEKARNASSDIIFLDRKISMDDFEEDNLIAIVKDPFERISINGETPWLLPVYEKGKIRGAYFKLFPFSWIFLVETTLNIDWSEILHILYFLGSEPIPEALGYNYPLFLADKVAKFYRDKMVKTLDLFASKFPQRYRQFRSLIERNRRK; via the coding sequence ATGAGCTCTAATGGAGTTTTTACCACAATTATTAATTTGATTAAAGGTAAATATGGTGAATGGAATTTCTCATTTTCTGCAATAGACGGGAGTTTTCATGAGATACAGTACATTGGAGGAAACTTAGCTTATATTGTAGTTAGTAAAGTTGAAGGAGAAGTTAAGCAAAATAAAATCTTAACGTTAAAAATTGACTATGAGGAGAAAATTTGCGAAAATTGTAAAGTAGAGGATGAAATGAGAGAGATGGAATATGAAAAAGCTAGAAATGCCTCCTCAGACATAATCTTTCTAGATAGGAAAATTAGTATGGATGATTTCGAGGAAGATAACTTAATAGCAATAGTTAAAGATCCGTTTGAAAGAATTAGTATAAATGGAGAGACTCCTTGGTTATTACCAGTTTATGAAAAGGGGAAAATAAGGGGGGCATACTTTAAACTTTTCCCGTTTAGTTGGATATTTCTAGTTGAGACAACATTAAACATAGATTGGAGTGAGATTCTGCATATTCTTTACTTTTTGGGTAGTGAACCTATTCCAGAGGCTCTTGGATATAATTATCCACTATTTCTAGCTGATAAGGTAGCTAAATTTTATAGAGACAAAATGGTTAAAACATTAGATTTATTCGCATCAAAATTTCCTCAAAGATATAGGCAATTTAGAAGCTTAATAGAAAGAAATAGGAGGAAGTAA